One stretch of candidate division TA06 bacterium DNA includes these proteins:
- a CDS encoding ABC transporter permease translates to MKLAWRNLFRNKRRTLIAGLALGLGLAAMIFVDALVIGTVDNMVRLATSSFMGEAQIMNREFRASQAVEAVIADAPAVLSGLKNERLVENYAPRVLSLAMITSPANVSSVQLVGVSPEQEKHLSKIDDAVAQGAFFSGGDERDIVIGVKLAEVLEAGLGDRVVLTVAQANSGDLSQELFRISGIFDIRDRTLNGGLAFVRLGTAQRMLGIGQGIHQVAVKFRDPQSASDTSLPFWGEYSRDGNLALSWGRLMPELQSMIGMSGYATMFIGVVLVGVVAFVILNTLFMSIFERMFEFGVLRALGTRPSGIAQLILFEAGALAAISIIIGCALALALTAVFSVTGINYSGTEFYGMALRELIYPVITPRQYLLFPLYILLFTVMIGIYPAIHAARIPPAQAMRKSF, encoded by the coding sequence ATGAAACTTGCCTGGCGGAACTTGTTCCGCAACAAACGCCGGACGCTGATCGCCGGCCTGGCCCTGGGGCTGGGCCTGGCGGCCATGATCTTCGTCGACGCCCTGGTGATCGGCACCGTGGACAACATGGTCCGCCTGGCCACCTCGTCCTTCATGGGCGAGGCCCAGATAATGAACCGGGAGTTCCGCGCCTCCCAGGCGGTGGAAGCGGTGATCGCCGATGCTCCGGCCGTTCTGAGCGGCCTTAAGAACGAACGGTTGGTGGAGAATTATGCCCCCCGGGTCCTGTCTCTGGCCATGATAACCTCGCCGGCCAATGTCAGCTCCGTCCAGCTGGTGGGGGTTTCGCCGGAGCAGGAGAAACACCTTTCCAAGATCGACGATGCGGTGGCCCAGGGGGCGTTCTTCTCCGGCGGGGACGAGCGCGACATCGTCATCGGCGTCAAGCTGGCCGAGGTCCTGGAAGCCGGGCTGGGCGACCGGGTGGTCCTGACCGTTGCCCAGGCCAACAGCGGCGACCTTTCCCAGGAGCTGTTTAGGATCTCCGGGATCTTCGACATCAGGGACCGGACCTTGAACGGCGGGCTGGCCTTCGTCCGTCTGGGCACCGCCCAAAGGATGCTGGGCATCGGCCAGGGGATCCATCAGGTGGCCGTCAAGTTCCGGGATCCGCAGTCGGCTTCCGACACCTCCCTGCCCTTCTGGGGGGAGTATTCCAGGGACGGCAACCTGGCCCTGTCCTGGGGCCGGTTGATGCCGGAGCTGCAGTCCATGATCGGGATGTCCGGCTATGCCACCATGTTCATCGGCGTGGTGCTGGTCGGGGTGGTGGCCTTCGTGATCCTCAACACCCTGTTCATGTCCATCTTCGAGCGGATGTTCGAGTTCGGAGTGCTGCGGGCCCTGGGCACCAGACCCAGCGGCATCGCCCAGCTGATACTGTTCGAAGCCGGGGCGCTGGCCGCCATCAGCATCATCATCGGCTGCGCCCTGGCCCTGGCCCTGACAGCGGTCTTCTCGGTGACCGGGATCAACTACAGCGGCACCGAGTTCTACGGTATGGCCCTCCGGGAACTAATCTACCCGGTGATTACCCCAAGGCAGTACCTCCTGTTCCCCTTGTATATCCTGCTTTTCACGGTCATGATCGGCATCTATCCCGCCATCCATGCGGCCCGGATACCGCCGGCCCAAGCCATGAGGAAGAGTTTTTAA
- a CDS encoding ABC transporter permease, which produces MILNLAIRNVFRQKRRSLLTILTMVGGLALAAVTVGWVDGSYNYLINIFTRNITGHLQVHAYGYLDRPSLYKTIDDYESVGRIIEQDKYAHSWAPRLYAAGLASVGEKSTAVEIIGIQPTREQATLGFSARVKQGQALTDEPDGEAVIGKGLSVILKAGLDSTIVIVSQAADGSIANDRFRICGIIETGDEQADRMALYLNIGDAQRLLALEGKTHQLVVVAKKLEQTERLVNDLRRGLNGRGLDIQPWQVVARAFYQSMEADKRGHNIMLLVIMLIVAVGVLNTVLMSVLERTREYGVLRAVGTRPGQIFRLVVAEVMVLALISIVLGTLLGLAGNWVMSLRGIKFPPTDIGGITFDTMKGEVTAKSVYYPALLVLLASFLVSIFPARRAARIEPAKAMRIH; this is translated from the coding sequence ATGATACTAAACCTCGCGATCCGAAACGTGTTCCGCCAAAAAAGGCGGAGCCTGCTGACCATCCTGACCATGGTGGGCGGTCTGGCATTGGCGGCCGTCACCGTCGGCTGGGTGGACGGCAGCTACAATTACTTGATAAATATCTTTACCCGTAACATAACTGGCCACCTGCAGGTGCACGCTTACGGCTATCTCGACCGGCCTTCCCTTTACAAGACCATCGATGATTACGAATCGGTCGGCCGGATCATCGAACAGGATAAATACGCCCATTCATGGGCGCCGCGCTTGTATGCGGCGGGCCTGGCATCGGTGGGTGAAAAAAGCACTGCGGTGGAGATCATCGGCATTCAACCCACCCGGGAGCAGGCGACCTTGGGCTTCTCAGCCCGGGTCAAACAGGGACAGGCGCTGACAGATGAGCCGGACGGTGAAGCGGTAATAGGCAAGGGCCTGTCGGTGATACTAAAAGCCGGACTGGACAGCACGATCGTGATCGTATCGCAGGCGGCGGACGGATCGATAGCCAACGACCGGTTCCGAATATGCGGCATCATCGAGACCGGGGATGAACAGGCGGACAGGATGGCCCTGTACCTGAATATCGGCGATGCTCAGCGCCTGCTGGCCCTGGAGGGCAAAACCCACCAGCTGGTGGTGGTGGCAAAAAAACTGGAACAGACGGAGCGGCTGGTCAATGACCTGCGCCGGGGGTTGAACGGCAGGGGCCTTGATATCCAGCCCTGGCAGGTGGTGGCCAGGGCCTTCTACCAGAGCATGGAGGCAGACAAGCGGGGGCACAACATCATGCTGCTGGTGATCATGCTGATCGTGGCGGTGGGAGTGCTCAATACCGTGCTGATGTCGGTGCTGGAGCGGACCCGAGAGTACGGCGTGCTGCGCGCGGTCGGCACCCGGCCAGGACAGATATTCAGGCTGGTGGTGGCCGAGGTGATGGTGCTGGCGCTGATCAGCATCGTCCTCGGCACCCTGCTGGGACTGGCCGGCAACTGGGTCATGTCGCTCCGGGGGATAAAGTTCCCCCCCACCGACATCGGGGGGATAACCTTCGACACCATGAAGGGCGAGGTCACCGCCAAAAGCGTCTACTACCCGGCCCTGCTGGTGCTGCTGGCTTCGTTCCTGGTCAGCATCTTCCCCGCCCGGCGGGCGGCCCGGATAGAGCCGGCCAAGGCCATGAGGATACACTGA
- a CDS encoding outer membrane lipoprotein-sorting protein, whose product MRRLLPMLTVLTTLVAPLAAQDQARAIVEKVDQLYRSRSSRAVVEMEITTPNWQRTLGITAWSKGTDRTFIIINEPKKERGTATLRIGNEMWNYLPATDKVIKIPPSMMMGSWMGSDFNNDDLVKESSMLEDYTYRIIVPEMPVAGEVYVEMIPKKDAVIVWGMVILVVRDNDYLPLRQEYYVDNGALMREMTFSAIKTMGGKTIPTVMELVPRNKPGNRTVITYKRIEFDLPLRDDIFTQRNLKKGN is encoded by the coding sequence ATGAGGCGATTATTGCCGATGCTCACTGTACTAACGACGTTGGTTGCACCGCTGGCGGCCCAGGACCAAGCCCGGGCGATAGTGGAAAAGGTTGACCAACTTTACCGCAGCCGCTCCAGCCGGGCAGTGGTGGAGATGGAGATCACCACCCCCAACTGGCAACGCACCCTGGGCATCACCGCCTGGTCCAAGGGTACTGATCGCACCTTCATCATCATCAACGAACCCAAAAAGGAGAGGGGGACGGCCACCCTGCGCATCGGAAATGAGATGTGGAACTATCTGCCGGCCACCGACAAGGTGATCAAGATCCCCCCCTCGATGATGATGGGCTCCTGGATGGGGTCGGACTTCAACAATGATGATCTGGTCAAAGAATCATCGATGCTGGAGGACTATACTTATCGAATCATTGTGCCTGAAATGCCCGTAGCCGGGGAGGTTTATGTGGAAATGATTCCGAAGAAGGATGCCGTGATTGTATGGGGCATGGTAATACTGGTGGTGCGTGACAATGATTATCTTCCCTTGCGCCAGGAATACTACGTCGATAATGGAGCTTTAATGAGAGAGATGACCTTCTCTGCGATCAAAACAATGGGCGGAAAAACAATACCCACCGTGATGGAGCTTGTACCCAGGAACAAACCGGGCAACCGCACCGTCATAACCTATAAACGGATCGAATTTGACCTGCCTCTTAGGGATGATATCTTCACCCAGCGGAACCTGAAAAAAGGGAACTGA